A single genomic interval of uncultured Sphaerochaeta sp. harbors:
- a CDS encoding peroxiredoxin, translating into MDEVQNNATLPLIGDKAPAFHAVTTQGDINFPEDYKGKWVILFSHPADFTPVCTTEFMTFASMADEFKAMNTELIGLSIDSLYAHIAWLRKIQELEWNGMKNIEVKFPVIEDIKMDVAKKYGMVQSQSSTQAVRAVFIIDGEGVVRTIMYYPASTGRNFDEIKRVVLALQKADKEHIATPANWRPGQDVIIPTPGSCGTAKERMESKDENQYCLDWFLCFRKEKK; encoded by the coding sequence ATGGACGAAGTACAGAACAACGCAACGCTTCCTTTGATTGGAGACAAGGCTCCCGCCTTTCACGCAGTGACCACCCAGGGCGATATCAACTTTCCCGAAGATTACAAGGGAAAATGGGTAATCCTTTTCAGCCACCCTGCTGACTTTACCCCTGTCTGTACCACGGAGTTTATGACCTTTGCTTCCATGGCTGATGAGTTCAAGGCGATGAATACTGAGCTTATCGGGCTCTCCATCGATTCCCTGTATGCACACATAGCATGGCTCAGGAAGATTCAGGAACTGGAATGGAATGGGATGAAGAACATTGAGGTCAAGTTCCCGGTAATAGAGGATATCAAGATGGATGTTGCCAAGAAGTATGGCATGGTCCAGTCACAGTCCTCCACCCAGGCAGTTCGTGCTGTATTCATCATCGATGGAGAAGGTGTGGTGAGAACCATCATGTACTATCCTGCTTCCACCGGCCGTAACTTTGATGAGATCAAGCGTGTGGTCCTTGCCTTGCAGAAGGCTGACAAGGAGCATATCGCCACTCCCGCAAACTGGAGACCAGGCCAGGATGTCATCATACCAACCCCAGGTTCATGCGGTACCGCCAAGGAGCGGATGGAAAGCAAGGATGAGAATCAATATTGCCTTGACTGGTTCCTCTGCTTCCGCAAGGAAAAGAAATAA
- a CDS encoding cupin domain-containing protein: MIETVYTYTKTDEKVIEKLVGDDQVMINHVVLNNGDALPEHYSDSNVYLTIARGTLSATFNDQESHYYQGAIVNVPANTKMNIANTNEEPVEFFIVKAPHPRVYKEQ; this comes from the coding sequence ACTAAAACCGACGAGAAAGTCATTGAAAAACTGGTTGGCGATGATCAGGTCATGATCAACCATGTGGTTCTGAACAATGGGGATGCACTCCCAGAGCACTACAGTGATTCCAATGTCTATCTCACCATAGCACGAGGAACACTCTCAGCCACCTTCAACGACCAAGAATCACACTACTACCAGGGAGCAATCGTGAACGTTCCGGCAAACACCAAGATGAACATTGCAAACACCAACGAAGAACCAGTTGAATTCTTCATTGTCAAAGCACCCCATCCAAGGGTATACAAGGAACAATAG
- a CDS encoding 4Fe-4S binding protein — protein MKKTIQRTVQVLFLGLFLFLLIRGKVQVWMGIFLLSLVLSLFFSRFYCGWICPINTLVKPITYLKKKYRVGSLKTPAFLKNGVLRILLLVAFLSLMALALRSGKKLPVLPVLVGMGVFLSLFFEEELWHHWLCPYGTILSLPSRAAKKRMVIDPDLCTNCGRCKRVCPSGAIVKEEKHRIIKHECLVCHACEQVCTKGAISYK, from the coding sequence ATGAAGAAAACCATCCAGCGGACAGTACAGGTTCTTTTTCTTGGGCTCTTCCTTTTCTTGCTCATCAGGGGCAAGGTACAGGTGTGGATGGGAATCTTCCTCCTCTCACTTGTCCTCTCTCTCTTCTTCTCCCGGTTCTACTGTGGATGGATCTGTCCCATAAACACCCTTGTGAAACCGATCACGTACCTGAAGAAGAAGTATCGTGTGGGCAGCCTGAAAACCCCCGCCTTCCTGAAGAACGGCGTGTTGAGAATATTATTGTTGGTTGCCTTTCTTTCACTCATGGCACTGGCCCTACGCTCGGGCAAGAAGCTTCCGGTGCTTCCGGTTTTGGTAGGAATGGGAGTCTTCCTCTCACTCTTCTTTGAGGAGGAACTCTGGCATCATTGGCTCTGTCCCTATGGAACCATTCTTTCGCTTCCCAGCAGGGCAGCAAAGAAACGGATGGTAATCGATCCTGATCTCTGCACCAACTGTGGCCGATGCAAGCGAGTTTGTCCTTCGGGGGCAATCGTGAAGGAAGAGAAACATCGCATCATCAAACACGAGTGTCTCGTCTGTCATGCGTGTGAGCAGGTGTGCACAAAGGGTGCTATCAGCTACAAGTAA